The Fusobacterium pseudoperiodonticum DNA window GAAGATACAGCTCCTTTAGATGAGGAATGTGATTGTTATGTATGTAAAAATTATTCAAGAGCATATATAAGACACTTGATTAAAGTTCAAGAAGTTTTAGGACTTCGTCTGACATCTTATCATAATTTACACTTTTTAATAAAACTTATGAAAGATGCAAGGGAAGCTATAAAAGAAAAAAGATTTAAAGAATTTAAAGATGATTTTATAAAGAAATATGAAGGAAAATAAAGATAGTTTTAAAGTAAAAAATATATAATTATTTTGACTACTTGCCTGCCATTAGTGTTTCGAGAGCTCCACAAAGGCTCTCTCAACAATAATGGACGTCGCAGTAGTCTAATAGTAATTATCTTTATTTCTTTTATAATAAAAATAGGAGGAGGGGATAGAAATGGAAGAGATAGTTGAATTATTAGAACAAAATAAATTAGCTGAATTAAAAGAAATTTTAATTAATGAAAATCCTATAGATATTGCTGATGTATTTGAGGATTTTCCAAAGGAGAAATATTTAATTATTTTTAAGTTATTACCGAAAGACTTTTCATCAGAAGTATTTTCCTATTTATCTCCTGAAAAACAACAAGAAGTTATTGAAAATATAACTGACGATGAGATAAAATTTATAGTTGAAGATATGTATCTTGATGATACCGTAGACTTTATAGAAGAGATGCCTGCAAATATTGTAGATAAAATTTTAAAAAATACATCTTCTGATAAAAGAAAATTAATAAATCAAATGCTAAAATATCCAGAAAATTCTGCTGGAAGTGTTATGACTGTGGAATATATATCTTTTAAAGATAACTATACAGTTAAACAAGCTATAGAATATTATAGGAAGGTTGCTATTGATAAAGAGGAAACTGATATTTGTTTTGTAACAGATACTAAGAAAAAATTAGTTGGTATAATATCATTAAAAACTTTAATTTTATCAAAAGATGACTCATATATACAAGATGAAATGGACACTAATTTTGTCAGTGTATTGACACTAGATGATCAAGAAGAAATTGCAGCATTATTCAGAAAATATGACTTAACTACTATGCCTGTTGTAGACCATGAAGATAGGCTAGTTGGAGTTATCACAGTTGATGACATCGTGGACGTAATTGACCAAGAAAATACAGAAGATATCCAAAAAATGGCTGCGATGAATCCATCAGATGAAGAATATTTAAAAGAATCTGTTATATCTCTTGCAAAACATAGAATTTTGTGGTTATTAGTCCTTATGATTTCTGCTACTTTTACAGGTTTAGTCATAAAGAAATATGAAGATATACTACAATCAGCTGTATATTTAGCTACATTTATACCTATGCTTATGGATACTGGTGGAAATGCTGGTTCTCAGTCAGCAACCTTAGTTATTCGTGGTATAGCCTTAGAAGAAATAGAATTTTCAGATATCTTTAGAGTTATTTGGAAAGAATTAAGAGTAAGTATCTTAGTTGGTTTTATTTTATCGGCTGTAAATTTTATAAGAATATATTATTTTACTCGTTCAGGTTTAGAGACATCTTTAGTTGTTGCTATAAGTATGTTCTTAACAGTAATAATGGCAAAGGTTGTAGGTGGAGTTTTACCTCTTGTAGCTAAGTCACTTAAGATTGACCCTGCTATTATGGCAAGTCCTCTAATTACAACAATAGTGGATACTGCTGCTCTTATAATATTCTTTAAATTGTCTGTAATATTTTTACATATATAATTTAGAAAGGTTTTAGAAAATATGAAAAAAAACTTAGAAATTTTAGAAAAGATTTATGATTTACGTTATAAATCTGGAAAGGTACATATATTTTATAGTATCAATAAGTTAGTTGGAAGGTTTGGAAATGTTGTAAGTCTAGATAAAATCTATGTAAGTAAGGAATACTTATCTTACTTGTCTGAGAAACTATTTAAAGACAGAGAAAGACTTACTAGTTTCTTTGGTGGAAATAATAAATTTGTAAGACTTAGTTTAGTACAAGAATTCATACAAGATTTTGGAAGAGATATTGCTCAAGATGTAAAAGATGATTTCTTAGAAATAAAACAATATAACTCTTCAGTTTTTAAAGCTGTTAAAGAAAGAATGATAGCTCTTAAAGAAAATGAAAATGAAGAAATTACTAAAGAAGATATAGACTTAATTCAAGGATACTTGACTAACTGGAAAAAATTACAAGATAAAATTAAACACTTTATTCCAGAAGAATTTTATAGTCAAAAAAATAATTACTTCTATACTTCTCTACTTTCTTATGTTAAGTTTTTAGATAAACTTAATCCTAACTATGAAGTTGGAATGAAATATTTAGAAGAAATTAAATAAAGCATAAAAATTATTCACAAAAAAGGAGAAAACGATTATGAAAAAGAGAATTTTTGCTATGTTTATTTTAGCAGCATCTATGGCTATGGTAGCTTGTAGTAGTTCTAGTACAGTAAATGAAGGAGGAAATGAAGAAAATCAAGCTCTTAAATTATTAGAAAAAAGAAGAGAATACTACAAATCTCAAGATAAAGAAAAAGCTAGACTAGAAGCTGAAGCTAAAAAAGCTGAAGAAAAAGCTAAGAAAGAAGCAGAAGAAAAAGCTAGATTAGAAGCTAAAAGAGCGGAAGAGGAAGCTAAAAAGGCTGAGGAAGAAGCTAGAAAAGCTGAAGAGAATGCTAGATTGGAAGCTGCTAGAGCGGAAGAGGAAGCTAAAAAAGCTGAAGAGAATGCCAGATTAGAAGCTAAAAGAATTGAAGAGGAAGCTAAAAAAGCTGAAGAACAAGCTAAATTACAAGCTGCTAGAGCTGAAGAAGAAGCTAGAAAAGCTCAAGAAAAAGCTATAGAAGATGCTAAAAAGGCTGAAGAACAAGCTAAATTAGAAGCTTTAAAAGTTTTAGAAAAGAAAAGAAAAGGAAACTAATAACTTAGTAAAAAAGCAGGAATATCTCATTCCTGCTCTTTTTACTTATTCTTGATTTCCAACTAAAATTTTATCATAGTATTTTGCAAGTCCACCATCAGAAGTTTCTTTATATGCAGAACACATATCTTTTCCAGTTTCTTTCATAGTCTTTACAACTTCATCAAAACTTATAGTATGTTTTCCATCAGTAGACATACAATAAACAGCTGTATTTACTGCTCTTACAGCACAGATAGCATTTCTTTCTATACAAGGTATAATTACATAACCTCCAACTGGATCACAAGTCATTCCTAAATGGTGTTCCATAGCACTTTCAGCTGCATATTCTATTTGATCTATGCTTCCACCCATGAAATATGTTGCCATTGCTGCTGCCATTGAACAAGCTGTTCCAACTTCTGCTTGACAACCTGCTTCTGCTCCTGAAATAGTAGCATTATATTTAACTAAATTTCCAACAAGTCCTGCAATAGCTAAACCTCTTAGAATATGTTTTTCAACTAATTCATACTCCTCTTTCATAGCTCTTAAAACTCCAGGAACAACCCCTGAGGCTCCACAAGTAGGAGCTGTTACAACTTGTCCCATACTAGCATTTTCTTCAGATACTGCTAAAGCATAGGCAAAAATTTTATTTGTAAATACTAATGAAGCTCTTTTAGATAGAGCTTTATCATACATTTCTCTAGCTCTTTTTGGATATTTAAAAGGCCCAGGAACATCTCCTTCTTTCTCTAGTCCTCTTTGTACTGCATCAGTCATAGCCTGATCAATAAATTTTAAATGTTGCCATATAGATGGCCCTTCACATTCTTCAACATATTGCCACAGATGTTTATTATTATCTTTACACCATTTGATAATTTCTTTCATAGAGTTTAATGGATAAACTTCTTTTTTAGGTGACTTATCCATAAGTTCATCATAATCTCTTATAGTTCCCCCACCTACTGAAAATACTATCCATTCACCTATTGGTTCCTTATCTTTATCTAAGGCGATGAATTTCATTCCATTAGTATGTAGTTCATGGACAAACTCAGGTTTCCAAATAATTTCAACTGGAATAGGCTTAAATGTTTCTATAATTATCTTATCTGTGTAGTGTCCTTTTCCAGTAGCAGCCAAACTTCCCCAAAGCTCAACTATGTAACTATCAGCATCAGGAAATTTCTCTTTTACTCTCTTTGTTGCTCTTTCAGGTCCTATTGTATGCGAACTTGATGGCCCTGCTCCAATCTTAAAGAATTCTTTTAGTGTATCCATTTCCTTCTCAACCTCTCTCTAATTTTATTTAAAATATGCTTAATACGTCTTCAAGTATATCATTTGCAAACTTTCCTTTTAAGTAATTTCTAGTTCCATCAATAGTATCTAGAGTGCTATCATTGTGATATTTTTCTGGAAAACCATTAAATACTCTTAAATTAGAAAAATCTTCACCTAAGAATACTGCTGTTGGTACAACAAAATCATCTTCATGAATTTTCAAGTATCCTGCTAATTCAGAAACTCCTCTACCATAAGTTATTAAAGATAAATCAAAGATATGATTTATTTCATTGATTTTTCTCATAGTAGTTAAGAATACTCTTGCATAAGGGCACCAAGTTTCAACACTAGCTAATACAGGAACTTTTTTATTTATTCCTTTTATTCTATTAGCAAATTCATCAGAAATAACTATATTTTTATATAGTTCCTCTAATTTTTCTAATTCATCAGCACTTGCTATTCCAAAATATTTATCTAAATTAAAACCTTTTAAATATATTTCTTCTAATCCTTTCATCAATTATCCTCCTATTTTCATATTTTTTAAAATTCCTTTTATTGCTTCTTCTAAAGAAGAATAAGCATTTAAATCGACTTTTTCTAAAGTTTTATCAATTTCTTTTTTAGTGTATCCTAGTCCTTCCAATGCTAAAACTAGATCCTCTAGCATATCTATAGATATAGTTTCCTCTTCTGTATAAGTTAGATTTTTTAACTTAGCTTTTAGGTCTAAAATTATTATTTGAGCTTTTTTCTCACCTAATTTTGGTACCTTCTTAAGACTAGTATAATCATTTTTAGAAATTATTTCAACAATTTTATCACAAGAGAAATTCGATAACACTGCTAAAGCTAAAGATGGTCCTATACCATTTATTTTCAATAGCATTTCATAGATTTTTCTGTCTCTTTCATCTAAAAACCCAATTAATTTATATGTATCTTCTTTGATGTGATTATAGATATAGAATTTATACTTATTACCTAAGTCAATTTTCTCATATTCTCTCAGTGGAAAATACACCTTATAGCCAACACCATTAATGTCTATGGCTATATAGTCCATTTTCTTATATTCTACTGTTCCATATAGATATTCAAACATTTTATCCTCACTTTATTTTTTAGTTCTACCTTTATTATATTAGATTTTTAGAGTATTTTCAAATAAAAAAAGTAAAAAATAGCTCGTTACTAAGTAGATTTTAGAAAATTTTCTTTGAAAGATTTAAATAATTTCTAGTTATATATAGCGATTACTTGCCAGCCTATAATGTTTCTAGAGCTCCACAAAGGCTCTTTCAACATTATAGGACGTCGCAGTAATCTTATTAAAAACTATTAGTTACTTACTCAAAGAAAATTTCTATTAATAAGTTATAATGTAACTCGCTTATTTTTTACTTTTAATTTATAATTTAAATGGTTGTACCTTGTAAAAATTATTGAATTTCTCTAACAACTTCTCCATCTTTAACTTCTATTTTTTTAATAACTTTTCCGTCTTCAGAATAAGTAGTTACTATTCCATTCATCTTACCATTTTTATTATTTGCTACAAGCTTTAATTTACCATTTTCATAATAAAGTTTTGCTTCTCCATCTAAAATACCATTTTTTACATTCATAGTAGAGAAAAGTTTTCCATTAGGATAGAAATATTCAGTTTTCCCACTTAAAGTTTTGATATCTATATTTATTATTTGTAATAACATTGGATTTTCTCTATAATCTTTAACTTCAATTTTTACAGTATTGTTTTTATGATTAACATATATTTTTTTTATATATTTTACATTATTTGGGTGATATCCTATAGTTTCCATAGTATCAACAGCATTAAAAAGTTCCATTAATCTATCATCATAAGGGATATCTCCATCTAAATATGCCATTATATTTGCTGTATCAAAAAGTCTTATAGACTTATTTAATTTAAATTTTTGTTCACTTAATAATTTTCCATCAGCTGCAAATATTTTATATTCAGGATTTAATTTACCATTTTTTTCAGAAATTACTGATTTCATTCCATCCATAGCAGCTTGTCCTGGATTAGAGCTTAAATCTGTTACTGCTGTAAGCTTTCCGTCACTGTAACCTTCTAAAGTAAAATCAGCTTGATTAAGCTTATAAGTAAAAGTTATTTCCTTATCCTTATCCAATTTTTGTCTTATGTATTTATCTACTTCTTGATAATCTACAGTCTTTGCTGAGTAAGCTAATAAACTGCAAAATGCAAATAAAAAAATCATTATTTTTTTCATAACAACCTCCGTATTATTTTTGATATAATTATAGTCTACTCTTTATATAAAAAAAGTCTGTAACATTTGTTACAAACTTACTTTATTTTATCATAAAATGGCTTATGATTTTCAACAGATTTTTTAGCAAATTCATCATCATAAGCTATCATATCTAAGTATCTCATACCTAAATAATTTCTTGCTGCATCATTTATTTCACGGAAGATTTCATTTTTATCCCCTTTAAAATCAACTACTAAAAGCCAACTTTCATCTTTTTCAGTTGTCATTTCAAGTAACCATAATCTATTTATAGTACCTATTTCATCACAACAATTAGTTACTTCTTCAGCTAACATAGTAGGAAACTTTTCTGGTTCACTCAATAAGATTTTTGAATTAACAGGAATTTTTAATTCTCTAACTTTTAATCTCTCTTCTTTCATAGTTCTTAGTTCGCTTAACCATTCTTCAGAGATAATATAACTTTTTCCAAAAGGATTTATAACAAGTCCTTCTATATCATGAGGATGATCTAATATAATTTCAGAATAATTATCAAAATTTAATTCTATTGTGTCCATTTCTTCAGGAATACCCCATTTTGCTAATTCTTCTACATCTGTAAAAACAGGTAAATAAAGTTTTTTATCATCTGTCAATAACATATTTATACTGAAGACATCTGTTTTTCCGTTATCTGGTCTATTGATGTAACTTAAAAAATTAGCCTTCATTATAATTTCTTCAAGCATTTCATTTTCTAACTCTTGGCTAGGCTCCTCATACATTTTTTCTAAAAATTCACTTACCTTAGTCATTCAAAAATCTCCCTTCATTTAAATTTCACAGTTTCTATTATACCTTAAAAAATTAATAATTACAAATAGAAATAGAAATAAAAAAAGTAAAAAATAAGTGAGTTACTGAATAAATTTAGAAAATTTTCTTTGAGAGATAATAAATATTTTTTAATCTACATAGCTTTTTCTAATTTAAATCTAATTCTTAAAATAATTCTATTGATTAATCTGATAAAGTAATTTTTTTTTTAATTCAATATCATCTTTATTAATCATAAAAACCTCTATAAAATATTTTATCTTATTAGACTCTTGTGTTACAATTTTATTATACCACTACACTATTCTCCTTAAATAAAGTATCCTTCTTCTTTTTTTTTAATTTTTCTGGATTTTTATGATACTTATATATCCAATTTTTCCATTCTTCTGCTGTTATTACTTTAAAATCAAAATCTTTCATAAAATCATAAGGTTCTGGATAGCTATCAGCAGGAGTATTATCTATTAATTCTTTTGGAGCAATATTACTATCTATTCCTAAATCTATTCCATAATACAAAGCTATTTTTAAATAAATTAAAGCAAATATTTGAAGATAAAAATCAAAATAATTTTCCATATCATAGAGCATTTTTCTTGCTATTTTTATATCTAACATAGAATTTATACTTTCTTTCATTTTATCTATATCTTTTTTTGCTAAGGCTTTTAAAAATTCAAACTCAAGATAAGTATATTTATGATAAGGTTCTTTTGAGGGATTAAGCAAGTATATATCAGATCTCTCTATAACTTTTTCCCAATCACCTTTGATTGCTAATAAAATAGTTCTTGTTAAATAGCAGTTGGCTTCAGATTTCTTATACTTATAGCCCTCTCTTTCATAAGCTATTATATTAATATACTTTTTTATAAACTCTAAAAGGACTGGGTTATTAGACATAATTATTCCCCAAAAAGATATTCTATCCCATCCAAGAAAATCTCTACTTTCTTTTCCTAGAATACTTAGTTTGGCAAAAATATACATATTTTTTTTAAAGTTTTCAACATCTTTATCTACTAATAAATTTTTAGAGGCTGTTATGGCATACAATCTTCCTAAAAACCACATACAATTTAAAGGGCTTCCCTTTTTTTCTAATATATAGTTTAATGTTTCTCTCTCTTCTTCTAGTTCTTTATTATAACTTTCAACTACATATTTAACTAATTCATTATATTTTTTTTTACTTACTAGCATTTAACTAATCCCTCCTTTATTTTTTATTTTTTAACATATGGTCAATACCATTATCACTACCATATTTTGCATCAATTATTTCAAAATCAGGATTTTTTTTAGTAAAATCATTTAATATATCATCAACTAAGTTTTCTGTTTTTTTTCCATTTAAATCACCTAATTTTATATCTTCAATCTGTTTTATATACTTTTCTTTATCATATTTTATTTTAATTCCATTTTTATTTATGTCTTTAACACCTATATTAGGACTAGAAGTCTTTAGAATTTCTTGCTCTTTAGTAAAGATATCCTCTAAGGCTTGTTCTTTTTTTATTGGCTTCATTCCTTTAGTATTTTTAGCTATTTTAACTGTATCGTTTGATTTATCTATTACTTTTACTTCTTTTACAACTGCTTTTGTTACACCACTAGAATCTCCAATTCCTTCTGTTATTCTTACTTGCTTAGTTGTATCATTTACATTATCTATTTTGGAGATTCCTTTTGAAGAATCTAACATCAAATTTATTAAAGAATCCATTCCCTTTTTTATAGGTTTATTTACAGTTTTAAAAATATCAGCATAGGATGAACCTGTACTTCCTTCTGAATCTTTTGGCATAGTTTTTTCATCTAAGTATACTACATCAAAGTCTATTCCTATATCTTTTCCATAGCCCTTTTACTACATCTCTTAATGCTTCTTTTACGTCTTCTTCATTAATTATTCCAGCTTTAAACTGTCTACCTAGTTCTTCAACTCTTGAACCTATTACATTATAGAAACTTTTATTTTATTTTAGAAAAAGCTATATAAATATTTTTCAATCTACATAGCTTTTTCATCATTCTTAATCTACTTCTATTATTTCTTCATATTCTTCATAATTTTCTGGAATTTTTTTCTTTCTAAATTCTATCCATCTTTTCATCAATTTTAACATACCTTTTCTTGATATTTCTGCCTTCCCTTCCTCATTATCTGGATCAAATAGCCAATAAATATATACTCTATCTTCTATAAAATCTCCTCCCCAAACCTGTCCATCCATTGCTGAAGGTTCTTTCTTTTCTAATCTCTCACAAATACTATCCAAATAGATTTCAAAAACACTAATATCTATTATGTAACATGATATAATATCTTCATTTTGTGTTTCATTAATAGAACTACACATACTATCAATTTTTTCATGAATACTTTTTTCAAAACTTTTGTAATAATAGAATTTAAATTTCATTTTTTCTCCTTGATTTAATTATTTATTTTTATTGTAAAGGGTAGACTGTTGTATTTGGATATAAATACCCTCTTACTTTTATTCCTGATGGAGTTCTTCCTTCCCATATATTATGACGTGTTCGTGAGATAATTTTATTCCTATAAGCGATATCTACTTCTACTATTATTCTACTTTTTGAATCCATGTTCCCCTTATATTATATATATTAATTTTTGTTAAATTACATCAAACAACAAATGCTATTATATATTATTTTTATTTTAAAATCAATTTTTTTAATAGTCTTTAGATTAGTGTACAAAAAAAGAGAATCTTTAAGTTTTTATTCTCAAAAATTCTCTTAATTATGTCAGGTCATAGTCTAAACTTTTTATCAACACTATTTGACAAATAACCTAAAACAATAATGGACGTCGTAATAATTTTTTCTATAAAACTATTCTTAACATATCTAGTTCATTCATAGGTATATCTGTTTTTATCTTTACAAATGAATTTGGATTAGCAGATTCAACACTTTCTGTTTCTCTACCCATTTTATCTAAGAGTATCATTTCAGGCATTACAAAGTCTCTAACCTTTATTTCTGGACTAACAATTTGAACTGCTTGTCCAACAAACAATTTATTTCTAATAGCTACTAGGTACTCATTATCACTTAATTTTTTTTCAATTTTAGCAACTAATTTATGAGTTTGGCTATATGAATTTCTATTGTTATAGTTTAGAGATTCTTTTCCTGCTTTTCCATGGTAGAAACCTTCTGTATATGATCTATTTGAAATAGATTCAAGCTCATTTCTCCATTCAGGATTATATTCAAAATTTCCACTATAGTAAGAGTTTAATGCATCTTTGTATACTTTTACACAGTTTGAAACATAGTAAATTCCTTTCATTCTT harbors:
- the mgtE gene encoding magnesium transporter, which gives rise to MEEIVELLEQNKLAELKEILINENPIDIADVFEDFPKEKYLIIFKLLPKDFSSEVFSYLSPEKQQEVIENITDDEIKFIVEDMYLDDTVDFIEEMPANIVDKILKNTSSDKRKLINQMLKYPENSAGSVMTVEYISFKDNYTVKQAIEYYRKVAIDKEETDICFVTDTKKKLVGIISLKTLILSKDDSYIQDEMDTNFVSVLTLDDQEEIAALFRKYDLTTMPVVDHEDRLVGVITVDDIVDVIDQENTEDIQKMAAMNPSDEEYLKESVISLAKHRILWLLVLMISATFTGLVIKKYEDILQSAVYLATFIPMLMDTGGNAGSQSATLVIRGIALEEIEFSDIFRVIWKELRVSILVGFILSAVNFIRIYYFTRSGLETSLVVAISMFLTVIMAKVVGGVLPLVAKSLKIDPAIMASPLITTIVDTAALIIFFKLSVIFLHI
- the radB gene encoding RadB family lipoprotein encodes the protein MKKRIFAMFILAASMAMVACSSSSTVNEGGNEENQALKLLEKRREYYKSQDKEKARLEAEAKKAEEKAKKEAEEKARLEAKRAEEEAKKAEEEARKAEENARLEAARAEEEAKKAEENARLEAKRIEEEAKKAEEQAKLQAARAEEEARKAQEKAIEDAKKAEEQAKLEALKVLEKKRKGN
- a CDS encoding L-serine ammonia-lyase, iron-sulfur-dependent, subunit alpha, whose product is MDTLKEFFKIGAGPSSSHTIGPERATKRVKEKFPDADSYIVELWGSLAATGKGHYTDKIIIETFKPIPVEIIWKPEFVHELHTNGMKFIALDKDKEPIGEWIVFSVGGGTIRDYDELMDKSPKKEVYPLNSMKEIIKWCKDNNKHLWQYVEECEGPSIWQHLKFIDQAMTDAVQRGLEKEGDVPGPFKYPKRAREMYDKALSKRASLVFTNKIFAYALAVSEENASMGQVVTAPTCGASGVVPGVLRAMKEEYELVEKHILRGLAIAGLVGNLVKYNATISGAEAGCQAEVGTACSMAAAMATYFMGGSIDQIEYAAESAMEHHLGMTCDPVGGYVIIPCIERNAICAVRAVNTAVYCMSTDGKHTISFDEVVKTMKETGKDMCSAYKETSDGGLAKYYDKILVGNQE
- a CDS encoding thioredoxin family protein; translated protein: MKGLEEIYLKGFNLDKYFGIASADELEKLEELYKNIVISDEFANRIKGINKKVPVLASVETWCPYARVFLTTMRKINEINHIFDLSLITYGRGVSELAGYLKIHEDDFVVPTAVFLGEDFSNLRVFNGFPEKYHNDSTLDTIDGTRNYLKGKFANDILEDVLSIF
- the ruvA gene encoding Holliday junction branch migration protein RuvA, whose amino-acid sequence is MFEYLYGTVEYKKMDYIAIDINGVGYKVYFPLREYEKIDLGNKYKFYIYNHIKEDTYKLIGFLDERDRKIYEMLLKINGIGPSLALAVLSNFSCDKIVEIISKNDYTSLKKVPKLGEKKAQIIILDLKAKLKNLTYTEEETISIDMLEDLVLALEGLGYTKKEIDKTLEKVDLNAYSSLEEAIKGILKNMKIGG
- a CDS encoding toxin-antitoxin system YwqK family antitoxin; protein product: MKKIMIFLFAFCSLLAYSAKTVDYQEVDKYIRQKLDKDKEITFTYKLNQADFTLEGYSDGKLTAVTDLSSNPGQAAMDGMKSVISEKNGKLNPEYKIFAADGKLLSEQKFKLNKSIRLFDTANIMAYLDGDIPYDDRLMELFNAVDTMETIGYHPNNVKYIKKIYVNHKNNTVKIEVKDYRENPMLLQIINIDIKTLSGKTEYFYPNGKLFSTMNVKNGILDGEAKLYYENGKLKLVANNKNGKMNGIVTTYSEDGKVIKKIEVKDGEVVREIQ
- a CDS encoding enhanced serine sensitivity protein SseB; this encodes MTKVSEFLEKMYEEPSQELENEMLEEIIMKANFLSYINRPDNGKTDVFSINMLLTDDKKLYLPVFTDVEELAKWGIPEEMDTIELNFDNYSEIILDHPHDIEGLVINPFGKSYIISEEWLSELRTMKEERLKVRELKIPVNSKILLSEPEKFPTMLAEEVTNCCDEIGTINRLWLLEMTTEKDESWLLVVDFKGDKNEIFREINDAARNYLGMRYLDMIAYDDEFAKKSVENHKPFYDKIK
- a CDS encoding Imm49 family immunity protein, with translation MLVSKKKYNELVKYVVESYNKELEEERETLNYILEKKGSPLNCMWFLGRLYAITASKNLLVDKDVENFKKNMYIFAKLSILGKESRDFLGWDRISFWGIIMSNNPVLLEFIKKYINIIAYEREGYKYKKSEANCYLTRTILLAIKGDWEKVIERSDIYLLNPSKEPYHKYTYLEFEFLKALAKKDIDKMKESINSMLDIKIARKMLYDMENYFDFYLQIFALIYLKIALYYGIDLGIDSNIAPKELIDNTPADSYPEPYDFMKDFDFKVITAEEWKNWIYKYHKNPEKLKKKKKDTLFKENSVVV
- a CDS encoding DUF5376 family protein → MKFKFYYYKSFEKSIHEKIDSMCSSINETQNEDIISCYIIDISVFEIYLDSICERLEKKEPSAMDGQVWGGDFIEDRVYIYWLFDPDNEEGKAEISRKGMLKLMKRWIEFRKKKIPENYEEYEEIIEVD
- a CDS encoding EndoU domain-containing protein, coding for MDSKSRIIVEVDIAYRNKIISRTRHNIWEGRTPSGIKVRGYLYPNTTVYPLQ